In Spirosoma aureum, a single genomic region encodes these proteins:
- a CDS encoding AAA family ATPase, with the protein MQATSFTYHTKIREVFSEMSQVVVGQERLLNRLLIGLFTGGHILLEGVPGLAKTLTINTLAKVLELDFQRIQFTPDLLPADLIGTMIFNQKTAEFEVKQGPIFANLILADEVNRSPAKVQAALLEAMQEKQVTIGEETFILDRPFLVLATQNPVEQEGTYPLPEAQVDRFMMKVFVDYLNKDEELEVMRRMSNMNFDYEVQPVLGKEDLAAIRNEINGITISETLERYIIELVFATRRPMDYNLRDEARYIQFGVSPRASIHLNLAAKALAYFDRREYVLPEDIKEVAPDVFNHRIMLNYEAEADGVSTLQVIDSILRKVAIGR; encoded by the coding sequence ATGCAAGCAACTTCATTCACCTATCATACTAAAATCCGCGAGGTGTTCAGCGAGATGAGCCAGGTCGTGGTTGGGCAGGAACGGCTGCTCAACCGGCTGCTTATCGGGCTGTTTACGGGCGGGCACATTTTACTGGAAGGCGTTCCTGGGCTAGCCAAAACATTGACCATCAACACACTGGCCAAAGTTCTTGAACTGGATTTCCAACGGATTCAATTTACGCCCGATCTGCTTCCTGCCGACCTGATCGGAACGATGATTTTCAACCAGAAAACCGCCGAATTTGAAGTGAAGCAGGGACCAATTTTTGCTAACCTGATTCTGGCCGACGAAGTTAACCGGTCTCCGGCAAAGGTTCAGGCTGCTCTGCTGGAGGCCATGCAGGAAAAGCAGGTTACTATCGGCGAGGAAACGTTTATCCTCGATCGCCCTTTTCTGGTGCTGGCTACGCAAAATCCGGTCGAGCAGGAAGGTACGTATCCGCTTCCCGAAGCGCAGGTCGATCGCTTCATGATGAAAGTATTCGTCGATTATCTGAATAAAGACGAAGAACTGGAAGTGATGCGCCGAATGTCGAATATGAATTTCGACTATGAGGTTCAGCCTGTTCTGGGCAAAGAAGATCTGGCAGCCATCCGCAACGAAATTAACGGTATCACCATCTCCGAAACTCTTGAACGGTATATCATCGAACTGGTATTTGCGACCCGACGACCGATGGATTACAACCTTCGCGACGAAGCCCGCTACATCCAGTTTGGTGTGTCGCCCCGCGCCAGCATCCACCTGAACCTGGCGGCTAAAGCACTCGCTTATTTCGATCGACGCGAATACGTTCTACCCGAAGACATTAAGGAAGTAGCGCCGGATGTGTTCAATCACCGCATTATGCTCAACTATGAGGCCGAAGCCGATGGTGTTTCAACCTTACAGGTGATTGATTCAATACTGAGAAAAGTAGCAATCGGGCGTTAA
- the prmC gene encoding peptide chain release factor N(5)-glutamine methyltransferase produces the protein MATAKPLYQRLSKNITAYPPEEAREMAFMLLDHYFGLRKTDVLTDKPLPPNRTEPDWFKILERLNRQEPIQHVIGTTIFCGLEFEVSPDVLIPRPETEDLVRLIMHDFSDRNDDVPIVDIGTGSGCIAITLARFLPQSVVTGWDVSDKALTLARHNAQNLNADVTFEIQDILRVKTDFSGKFDCVVSNPPYVTRSEAADMNRNVLDYEPDLALFVEDNDPLVFYKAVADFCVRHLTKDGACYVEINERFGDDTRQVFADRGFTNIQVYKDIHGKDRSIRATF, from the coding sequence ATGGCCACCGCCAAACCACTCTATCAACGTTTAAGCAAGAATATTACAGCTTACCCGCCCGAAGAAGCGCGGGAAATGGCTTTTATGCTGCTCGATCATTACTTCGGCCTGCGTAAGACCGATGTGTTAACCGATAAACCATTACCCCCAAACCGGACAGAACCGGATTGGTTTAAGATCCTGGAACGACTCAACCGACAGGAGCCAATCCAGCATGTGATTGGCACAACGATTTTCTGCGGCCTTGAGTTTGAGGTATCACCCGACGTGCTTATACCAAGACCCGAAACCGAAGACCTCGTTCGGTTGATCATGCACGATTTTTCTGATCGAAATGACGATGTACCCATTGTCGATATTGGTACAGGTAGTGGTTGTATTGCCATTACGCTGGCGCGTTTTTTACCGCAATCGGTCGTAACGGGCTGGGATGTTTCCGATAAAGCACTGACGCTGGCCCGGCATAATGCACAAAATTTAAATGCCGATGTTACGTTTGAGATTCAGGACATTTTGCGCGTAAAAACCGACTTTTCGGGGAAGTTTGATTGCGTTGTCAGCAACCCGCCCTACGTAACCCGCTCAGAAGCAGCCGATATGAACCGGAACGTTCTAGACTATGAACCCGACCTGGCTTTGTTTGTCGAGGATAATGATCCGCTGGTGTTTTACAAAGCGGTTGCTGATTTCTGCGTTCGCCATCTGACGAAAGACGGGGCTTGCTATGTTGAAATCAACGAACGATTTGGCGATGATACCCGGCAGGTATTTGCCGACCGGGGTTTCACAAATATTCAGGTTTACAAAGACATTCACGGCAAGGATCGAAGCATCCGGGCAACGTTTTAG
- a CDS encoding glycoside hydrolase family 9 protein, which translates to MKVIYLILLILVVSMPTWAQAPVNGSGSLQSGGRTRTFRFHLPSGLPKDNLAVVLAYHGDGGNGASFQSYAGFDAVADAQNFIVVYPDAVTVGGSLQFNKYADNVPGFGAAGDANGPNPADPNAPDDVLFTSDLIDYLFQKYRINRNRVYVTGHSGGGFMCYFLTMALPNKIAAFAPVAASLWGKNSFLSTYFTAANYKPVPLMHIHSKGDPVVDPPIIPYPKTPGFVWPLSNYAYLGCGNGSTYTTSAVNPNVDSLTFCSSGKKVVLMMTKDASHGWSTLFNVPQTIWNFVKGYQLTTFPEFDNHLKVDQFGYLPLARKVAVISSPQIGYNASETFTPSTFYQIRRAADNSVVMRGAPTTWNSGTTHAQSGDKVWWFDFSQVQQAGSYFVYDSIRNKRSYTFEINNDVYKSVLKNAARVFFYQRSGLAKQTPYAETPWTDGAAFLGAQQDTDCRLVTNTNVSTAKNLRGGWFDAGDYNKYVPFTYGTMIDLLLAYEDNPVVWTDDFAIPESGNGVPDLLDEAKWELDWMLRMQQSDGSLLHKVSVTDFSAVSPPSADTHFRRYGAASTDATATGAAVLALAAIQFKSLSDPAKKRYGDTLQTAAINAYNWANTNPNVAFSNTGFQSVAATNDAHDRLARRVAAAAFLYGLTGNTTYRSFFDANYSQIHLIQWGYAYPFEATYQDALLYYARVSGATTSVKNAILTTYSTSMKTGNAENLPAYLSQTDAYRAFLDDRNYTWGSNETKAHQGNMFFAMNTYKLDGVNKTNYQDAGMGFVHYLHGVNPTAYCYLTNMGVAGAEFSAPTMYHSWFGDGTAFDFNPPPGYLMGGANPTYAPDAAYSGPVISPPQNQPVQKSYKAWNTSYPENSWELNEPAIYSQAAYLRLLSQSICYTDVVTSVKSGNWNDSATWSCGRIPTATDKVVIQKNNTISVAGTVQAKSVTLRGTITYASGGKMQLGN; encoded by the coding sequence ATGAAAGTAATTTACCTGATACTATTGATACTGGTTGTCTCGATGCCAACATGGGCACAGGCTCCCGTAAACGGCTCAGGGAGTCTTCAGTCAGGAGGGCGTACCCGAACATTCCGGTTTCATCTACCCTCCGGCCTTCCCAAAGATAATCTGGCTGTCGTGCTGGCCTATCATGGCGATGGTGGAAATGGGGCCAGTTTTCAATCCTATGCGGGCTTCGATGCAGTTGCCGATGCCCAGAATTTTATTGTCGTTTATCCCGATGCTGTTACGGTTGGTGGAAGTCTGCAATTCAATAAATATGCTGATAATGTCCCCGGTTTTGGAGCCGCTGGTGATGCTAATGGACCTAATCCGGCTGACCCGAACGCACCGGACGACGTTTTGTTTACCTCCGATCTAATCGATTATTTATTCCAGAAGTATCGGATCAACCGAAACCGGGTTTATGTGACGGGCCATTCGGGAGGAGGATTTATGTGCTATTTTCTGACTATGGCACTGCCGAACAAAATCGCGGCATTTGCTCCGGTTGCTGCCAGTTTGTGGGGTAAAAACAGTTTTTTGTCCACCTACTTTACGGCTGCCAACTATAAACCAGTGCCGCTGATGCATATTCATAGCAAAGGTGACCCCGTAGTCGATCCGCCCATTATTCCCTATCCAAAGACTCCGGGGTTCGTCTGGCCGCTATCGAATTATGCCTATCTGGGTTGTGGAAATGGCAGTACATACACGACGAGCGCCGTGAATCCGAATGTCGATTCGCTGACCTTTTGTAGCTCTGGGAAAAAAGTAGTGTTGATGATGACCAAAGATGCGTCGCATGGGTGGAGTACCCTTTTTAACGTACCGCAGACGATCTGGAATTTTGTCAAAGGCTACCAACTGACAACCTTCCCCGAATTCGACAATCACCTGAAGGTCGATCAGTTTGGCTACCTGCCTCTGGCCCGGAAAGTAGCGGTGATCAGTAGCCCCCAAATCGGTTATAATGCATCCGAAACGTTTACGCCATCTACCTTTTATCAAATCCGACGGGCTGCCGATAATTCAGTGGTAATGCGGGGGGCGCCAACTACCTGGAATAGCGGTACGACGCATGCTCAATCGGGCGATAAGGTATGGTGGTTCGATTTTTCGCAGGTGCAACAGGCCGGAAGCTATTTTGTGTACGATTCGATCCGAAATAAGCGGTCTTACACCTTCGAGATAAATAATGATGTGTATAAAAGCGTCCTGAAAAATGCTGCGCGGGTTTTCTTTTATCAGCGAAGTGGGTTGGCAAAGCAAACGCCCTATGCCGAAACCCCCTGGACCGACGGAGCCGCATTTCTGGGTGCCCAGCAGGATACAGATTGTCGGCTGGTGACGAATACCAATGTGTCAACGGCCAAAAACCTGCGCGGTGGCTGGTTCGACGCGGGCGACTATAACAAATATGTCCCGTTTACGTACGGAACGATGATTGATCTATTGCTTGCTTATGAAGACAACCCGGTGGTCTGGACTGACGATTTTGCGATTCCGGAATCGGGGAATGGTGTACCTGATTTACTGGACGAAGCGAAATGGGAGCTTGACTGGATGCTACGAATGCAACAATCCGACGGCTCTTTGCTGCATAAAGTGTCGGTAACGGATTTTAGCGCCGTATCACCACCCAGTGCCGATACACACTTTCGGCGATACGGCGCAGCCAGTACGGATGCTACGGCTACGGGGGCCGCCGTATTGGCTCTGGCCGCCATTCAGTTTAAATCACTGAGCGATCCGGCAAAAAAACGATATGGCGATACGCTCCAGACGGCGGCTATCAATGCTTACAATTGGGCAAACACGAACCCGAATGTTGCCTTTTCGAACACCGGTTTTCAGAGTGTTGCCGCTACCAATGATGCACACGACCGACTGGCGCGACGGGTTGCCGCTGCTGCTTTCCTATATGGGCTGACGGGTAATACAACATACCGAAGTTTCTTTGATGCGAATTACAGTCAGATTCACCTCATTCAGTGGGGGTATGCCTACCCATTCGAGGCCACTTATCAGGATGCCTTGTTGTATTATGCCAGAGTTTCGGGAGCTACCACCAGCGTCAAAAACGCAATCTTAACGACCTATTCGACTAGTATGAAAACCGGCAATGCGGAAAACCTGCCAGCTTATTTAAGTCAAACGGACGCGTATCGAGCTTTTCTGGATGACCGGAACTATACGTGGGGTAGTAACGAAACAAAGGCTCATCAGGGCAACATGTTTTTTGCGATGAATACCTACAAGCTGGATGGTGTAAATAAAACCAATTATCAGGATGCTGGCATGGGTTTCGTTCATTATTTACATGGCGTAAATCCGACGGCCTATTGTTACCTGACCAATATGGGCGTGGCTGGAGCGGAATTTTCGGCCCCTACGATGTATCATAGCTGGTTTGGCGATGGTACGGCCTTCGATTTTAATCCACCACCTGGGTATCTGATGGGCGGTGCTAATCCAACCTACGCGCCCGATGCCGCCTATAGTGGCCCCGTGATCTCACCTCCTCAGAATCAGCCTGTTCAGAAGTCCTACAAAGCCTGGAATACGTCGTATCCTGAAAATTCCTGGGAACTCAACGAGCCTGCCATTTATTCACAGGCGGCTTATCTGCGGTTGTTATCACAGTCGATATGTTATACCGATGTGGTAACCAGCGTGAAATCGGGAAACTGGAACGATTCCGCTACATGGTCGTGTGGGCGCATACCAACGGCCACCGATAAGGTAGTGATTCAGAAAAATAACACGATCTCAGTCGCTGGAACCGTCCAGGCGAAGAGTGTGACCTTACGTGGAACGATTACCTACGCCAGCGGAGGAAAGATGCAACTGGGGAACTAA
- a CDS encoding cation diffusion facilitator family transporter, whose protein sequence is MTSSTLEPHKAKRGEQTTLVGIFVNIGLVLVKGITGWLGHSYALIADAMESATDILTSILVWVGLRTASKAPDTNHPYGHGKAEPLAAIMVSIALVGAAILIAVQSIQHIQVPHEIPAPFTLVVLAVVVVVKEILFRRIAKVGDEVESSAVKADAWHHRSDAITSLTAFIGISIALIGGPGYESADDWAALLASGFIIVNAYHIFRPSFGEIMDETPAGDWQQELKVIAMTVAEVKGIDKFRVRKTGFEYFIDLHVTVPGSLTVSQGHAIAHAVKAAIMEAKPAVYDVLVHIEPD, encoded by the coding sequence ATGACTTCATCGACCCTGGAACCTCATAAGGCCAAACGGGGAGAGCAGACCACTTTAGTTGGCATTTTCGTCAATATAGGTCTGGTGCTGGTGAAAGGGATTACCGGTTGGCTCGGACATTCCTATGCGCTGATCGCCGATGCCATGGAATCAGCTACTGACATTTTAACCTCCATACTTGTCTGGGTAGGCTTGCGCACAGCTTCAAAAGCGCCCGACACAAATCATCCATATGGTCATGGAAAAGCAGAGCCGCTGGCAGCGATTATGGTTTCGATCGCGCTGGTAGGAGCAGCTATATTGATTGCCGTTCAAAGCATTCAGCATATACAGGTGCCGCACGAAATACCGGCTCCGTTTACGCTAGTGGTTTTAGCGGTCGTTGTTGTTGTTAAAGAAATACTGTTTCGGCGTATTGCCAAAGTAGGCGATGAGGTAGAAAGTAGCGCGGTGAAAGCTGACGCCTGGCACCACCGTAGCGATGCGATTACGTCATTGACGGCCTTTATTGGGATCAGTATAGCCTTGATTGGTGGACCCGGCTACGAAAGCGCCGATGACTGGGCTGCCCTGCTGGCATCCGGATTCATAATCGTTAATGCCTACCATATCTTCCGCCCTTCATTCGGCGAAATTATGGACGAGACACCCGCAGGTGACTGGCAACAGGAATTAAAGGTCATAGCCATGACAGTTGCGGAGGTAAAAGGGATTGACAAATTCAGGGTACGAAAAACTGGTTTTGAGTATTTTATCGATTTACACGTAACCGTACCGGGGAGTCTTACCGTGAGTCAGGGCCACGCCATAGCTCATGCTGTTAAGGCAGCTATCATGGAAGCCAAACCTGCTGTTTACGACGTACTGGTGCATATCGAACCTGACTAA
- a CDS encoding TonB-dependent receptor, translating into MRHRYFSVAIFCGLSVPAILFAQAPTSSSLDDTLQLNEVVVRGYATNRRLLETPASIGLLTRRDLNQRFGTPTLIPAMNTLPGVRADERSPGSYRLAIRGSAIRSPFGVRNVKTYWNELPLTDAGGNTPLNALDVRALGRIEVIKGPSGSLYGAGTGGTILFSGLAVPAGKTNVELSALGGSYGLYGNGIAVQTGKNNSAIALNYNHLQSDGYRDQSAMVRDNLSLIGSFSVSPKRTISVLGLYSDLYYQTPGGLNQAQYAANPRASRPATPTLPSSAAQHASIYQKIGYLGLSHEYRWNDRIQNTTVIYGSNTDFANPFITNFEKRTDQGMGGRTITQFRLPNGPLPTTFTIGGELLRTFTVDRNFGNRGGIADTIQTDEELTARQTTIFAQAETELPAHFRLTAGLSRNDVRYDFTRFPVRSAGALPATTLTRNFTPVWLPRVALLRTFGQNLAAFVSISTGYSAPSSQEVRPSAGGFNATLNAELGTNYEAGLRGSTFNSRLRFDIAVYQFYLRQTIVRRSDATGAEFFVNAGRTDQRGLEAQLSYDFIQPSSTSLFSLLRIWHSMTLTNYRFRDYQQGTTDLSNNRVPGVAPTTLVTGLDAETKLGIYAHATFQFLDQFPLVDANTVMSDPTRLLQATVGFRRMLGQHWTLDVYASGDNLLNQTYSLGYDLNAIGNRFYNAAPARNGIGGVRVSLRW; encoded by the coding sequence ATGCGACATCGTTACTTTTCGGTTGCCATTTTTTGCGGCCTAAGTGTTCCTGCAATACTCTTTGCGCAAGCTCCTACCTCGAGTTCCCTAGACGACACACTTCAACTGAATGAGGTAGTTGTTCGGGGATACGCCACCAATCGCCGACTTCTGGAAACACCGGCATCCATCGGGCTATTGACGCGTCGGGATTTAAATCAGCGATTTGGAACCCCTACGCTCATTCCGGCCATGAACACCTTACCGGGCGTTCGGGCCGATGAGCGTTCACCGGGCAGCTACCGGCTGGCGATTCGGGGAAGTGCAATCAGGTCGCCATTTGGCGTACGAAATGTTAAAACCTACTGGAACGAATTACCACTTACCGACGCTGGCGGTAACACGCCCCTCAATGCCTTAGACGTTCGGGCATTGGGTCGAATTGAAGTCATCAAAGGGCCGTCGGGAAGTTTGTACGGGGCTGGAACTGGTGGCACCATACTGTTCAGTGGGCTGGCCGTTCCGGCTGGCAAAACGAACGTAGAATTATCGGCCCTCGGCGGAAGTTACGGTTTATATGGCAACGGCATTGCCGTACAAACAGGCAAGAACAACTCGGCAATTGCCCTCAATTACAACCACCTGCAATCGGATGGTTACCGCGATCAAAGTGCGATGGTTCGTGACAATCTGAGCCTGATCGGATCGTTTAGCGTTAGCCCAAAGCGAACCATATCGGTGCTGGGACTCTACTCTGATCTTTATTATCAAACACCCGGTGGCCTTAATCAGGCGCAATACGCGGCCAACCCTCGGGCCTCGCGTCCAGCAACACCGACCCTGCCCAGTAGTGCGGCCCAACATGCGAGTATTTATCAGAAAATAGGTTATCTGGGGCTTTCGCACGAATACCGGTGGAATGACCGGATTCAGAACACAACCGTGATTTACGGTTCCAATACCGACTTCGCTAACCCATTCATTACCAACTTCGAAAAGCGCACCGACCAGGGCATGGGCGGCCGAACGATTACGCAATTTCGGCTACCTAATGGCCCGTTACCAACCACGTTTACAATTGGAGGTGAACTTCTGCGCACCTTTACTGTCGACCGTAACTTCGGCAATCGGGGTGGTATAGCCGATACCATTCAAACCGATGAGGAGCTAACGGCTCGTCAGACAACCATTTTCGCGCAGGCCGAAACTGAACTGCCTGCCCACTTCCGATTAACGGCCGGGCTGAGCCGCAATGACGTTCGTTACGATTTCACCCGTTTCCCTGTCCGGTCGGCAGGGGCTTTACCCGCAACAACCTTAACGCGCAACTTCACACCCGTATGGTTGCCCCGTGTGGCTTTGCTCCGCACGTTTGGCCAAAACCTGGCAGCTTTTGTCAGCATCAGCACGGGCTACTCGGCACCATCGAGTCAGGAAGTTCGCCCTTCGGCGGGTGGCTTCAATGCAACGTTAAATGCTGAACTCGGCACGAATTACGAAGCAGGATTGCGCGGTTCAACCTTTAATAGCCGATTACGGTTCGATATAGCGGTTTACCAGTTCTATCTGCGTCAGACGATCGTCCGGAGATCGGATGCGACCGGAGCAGAATTCTTCGTTAATGCGGGCCGTACCGATCAGCGGGGACTTGAAGCACAGCTTTCCTACGATTTCATTCAGCCTTCTTCTACGTCGCTTTTCTCTCTTCTAAGAATCTGGCACAGTATGACCCTGACCAATTATCGATTCCGGGATTATCAGCAGGGTACAACCGATTTATCGAACAACAGGGTGCCGGGAGTTGCGCCCACGACCTTGGTAACGGGTCTGGATGCCGAGACTAAACTGGGAATTTATGCACACGCTACCTTCCAGTTTCTGGACCAGTTCCCACTGGTCGACGCCAACACGGTCATGTCTGATCCAACCAGACTGTTACAGGCAACCGTTGGTTTCCGGCGGATGCTGGGCCAGCACTGGACTCTGGATGTGTATGCCAGTGGCGATAATCTGCTAAATCAGACGTACTCATTAGGTTATGACCTGAATGCGATTGGCAATCGCTTCTACAACGCTGCGCCAGCCCGTAACGGCATTGGAGGTGTTCGGGTAAGTCTACGGTGGTAA
- the ribD gene encoding bifunctional diaminohydroxyphosphoribosylaminopyrimidine deaminase/5-amino-6-(5-phosphoribosylamino)uracil reductase RibD has protein sequence MIQFMRRALELATLGRGQVSPNPMVGCVIEHNGRIIGEGWHQRYGEAHAERNAIRSVKPEDEHLLPESTAYVTLEPCSHYGKQPPCADFLIERRIKRVVCCNDDPNPLVGGQGFAKLRRAGIEVETGILNELGRELNARFFTFFERERPYIILKWAETTDGFIAAAGGRPVKISGDLSHRIVHRWRSEEDAILVGTNTARNDNPRLNTRLWPGKNPTRLVLDRNLALSPDLYLLDGTQPTIVYHQVEGQVPTKHSAIIHSFAHSLIDVLQDLHQRRIQSVLVEGGTTLLQSFMDAGFWDEMRVFRSRTMLGEGIKAPAVRGQLIQRDLIGDDELSIYRP, from the coding sequence ATGATCCAATTCATGCGTCGTGCCCTCGAATTAGCAACCCTTGGCCGGGGGCAGGTAAGCCCAAATCCAATGGTTGGCTGTGTCATTGAACACAACGGTCGAATTATCGGTGAGGGCTGGCATCAGCGATACGGGGAAGCGCATGCCGAACGGAATGCCATTCGTTCCGTAAAACCAGAGGATGAGCACCTTTTGCCCGAAAGTACAGCTTATGTTACACTTGAGCCCTGTTCGCACTATGGTAAACAACCTCCCTGTGCCGATTTTCTCATCGAAAGACGAATAAAACGTGTTGTCTGCTGCAATGACGACCCAAATCCATTAGTAGGCGGACAGGGATTCGCTAAATTACGAAGGGCTGGCATTGAGGTCGAAACAGGTATTCTCAATGAACTTGGCCGTGAATTGAACGCCCGATTCTTTACCTTTTTTGAGCGAGAACGACCTTATATCATTCTGAAATGGGCTGAAACGACAGACGGTTTTATTGCCGCAGCAGGCGGGAGACCGGTTAAAATCAGTGGTGATTTATCGCATCGGATAGTTCACCGCTGGCGATCGGAAGAAGATGCGATTCTGGTTGGAACCAATACGGCCCGAAATGATAATCCGCGACTAAATACGCGTTTGTGGCCGGGCAAAAATCCAACGCGCCTGGTGCTGGACCGGAACCTGGCATTGTCGCCTGATCTGTATCTGCTCGATGGTACACAGCCAACGATTGTCTATCATCAGGTTGAAGGTCAGGTACCAACGAAGCATTCTGCGATTATTCACTCATTCGCTCATTCGCTCATTGACGTTTTGCAGGATCTGCATCAACGCCGGATTCAGTCGGTATTGGTAGAGGGTGGTACGACCTTACTGCAATCGTTTATGGATGCCGGTTTTTGGGATGAGATGCGGGTATTTCGGAGCCGAACCATGTTGGGCGAAGGAATAAAGGCACCAGCTGTTCGTGGGCAACTGATTCAGCGAGACCTAATCGGAGACGACGAGTTAAGCATATATCGTCCGTAG
- a CDS encoding outer membrane beta-barrel protein codes for MKKIYLCFIVIVLTMSDLVAQSKNVRWGMGVFGGINRSRPELSTSNVQSFPDHYGLLLGLDLNLRLNKRSSFHLQLSYTSIDKVNANRSYRDIPSLGVSTIKIPLLYRYRFLNTKIAPFLEVGVGYNQATKGYYRIHTYPICDPGPCQVDPNFEFNYDLSTKSAVSAIAGIGANVTLGKISIPITVRYEHYGNDLLFSARFFGSGPQLQFENISLLTGINF; via the coding sequence ATGAAAAAAATATACTTGTGTTTTATTGTCATCGTATTGACAATGAGTGACTTAGTTGCTCAGTCAAAAAACGTACGTTGGGGGATGGGCGTTTTTGGCGGTATAAACCGTTCCAGACCTGAATTGAGTACTAGCAACGTTCAGTCTTTTCCTGACCATTATGGCCTACTGCTGGGTCTGGATCTAAACCTCCGACTAAATAAACGGTCATCTTTTCACTTACAACTGTCCTACACAAGTATTGATAAGGTAAACGCAAATAGAAGTTATAGGGACATTCCCAGCCTGGGTGTATCCACGATCAAAATACCACTATTGTACCGCTATCGTTTCCTGAATACTAAAATAGCCCCTTTTCTGGAGGTAGGAGTAGGCTATAATCAAGCCACAAAAGGGTATTATCGTATTCATACATACCCGATATGCGATCCTGGTCCTTGTCAGGTTGATCCTAATTTTGAGTTCAATTACGATTTGTCAACCAAATCAGCAGTGAGTGCTATTGCTGGTATTGGGGCAAATGTAACACTGGGGAAAATCAGCATTCCAATTACGGTGCGGTATGAGCATTATGGAAACGATCTCCTATTTTCGGCCCGTTTTTTTGGATCTGGCCCTCAATTACAATTCGAAAATATTTCGCTCCTGACAGGCATAAATTTTTAA
- a CDS encoding alpha/beta hydrolase, whose protein sequence is MRLNHWLLFFGLLVQSFGGFCAKVDTLEVQSASMGRTLRAAVVLPDRYRKAKQPFPVLYLLHGGTGSFRDWLTKTPDKTLLQRMADQYNLIIVTPDGDPTSYYFDSPLVKTSQFETFMSKELIDKIDNAYRTVRDRKGRLIAGLSMGGHGAMFISCRHPELYAAAGSMSGVMNINTATWKVPADFAKSRAENFAKLLGPPKDGDAPYPGYTMVMLADQLKANNLPLIFDIGVDDFLIETNRDLHRRLVENKTPHEYTERPGAHTWDYWENALPYQLLFFSKILKTNAVSVP, encoded by the coding sequence ATGCGGCTCAACCATTGGCTGCTTTTCTTCGGCCTGTTAGTACAGTCTTTCGGTGGCTTTTGTGCTAAAGTCGATACCCTTGAGGTGCAGAGTGCGAGCATGGGCCGAACGCTACGGGCCGCCGTCGTGCTGCCGGATCGGTATCGAAAAGCAAAGCAGCCTTTTCCAGTGCTCTATCTGCTGCATGGTGGTACGGGAAGTTTCCGCGACTGGCTAACCAAAACGCCCGACAAAACCCTGTTGCAACGCATGGCCGATCAATATAATCTGATTATTGTCACACCCGATGGCGATCCAACCAGCTACTACTTCGATAGCCCATTGGTCAAAACCAGTCAGTTCGAAACCTTTATGTCGAAAGAGCTTATTGATAAGATTGATAACGCGTATCGTACTGTCCGCGATCGGAAAGGACGCCTGATCGCTGGTTTATCAATGGGCGGACACGGCGCCATGTTTATCTCGTGTCGTCATCCGGAGCTATACGCAGCAGCCGGAAGTATGAGCGGAGTGATGAATATTAACACAGCGACCTGGAAAGTACCAGCCGATTTCGCCAAATCACGTGCCGAAAATTTCGCGAAGCTGTTAGGGCCACCCAAGGATGGTGACGCTCCCTATCCTGGCTATACGATGGTAATGCTGGCCGATCAGTTAAAAGCAAACAACTTACCGTTAATTTTCGACATTGGCGTTGATGATTTTCTGATTGAGACAAACCGCGATCTGCATCGTCGATTAGTCGAAAACAAAACCCCGCACGAGTACACCGAGCGGCCCGGCGCCCATACGTGGGATTATTGGGAGAATGCACTCCCCTACCAACTGCTGTTCTTCAGTAAAATCCTGAAAACGAATGCAGTATCCGTCCCCTGA